The Euryarchaeota archaeon DNA segment CCGCCATGCGCGGCATCCGCCTCGCTAGGCCTCCCATCTCCTCCAGGTCCCTCGTGTGGCCGGCCTCCACCACGCACCCGGCGCCGAGGAACATGAGGCTCTTGAAGACCATGTGGTTGGCCGTATGGAAGAGGGCGGCGCCAAGGACGAACGAGGCGAGTTCCGCGTGGGAAGACGACGAGAGGAGGATGCTCACGCCCAGGGCCATGATGATGAGCCCCGAGTGCTCGACCGTCGAATAGGCGAGGGCTTTCTTGATGTCGTTGGCGGAAAGCGCCTGGAGTGCCCCCAGCAAAGCACCGAGGCTTCCGGCGATCACGAGAAGCACCCCCCACTCCACCAACGGGGGACCTGCGAACTCGAAGGCCGTCCGGATGAGCATGTACGTGCCCGCGGTTATCATGACGCCGGACATCAGGGCGGATACGTGGCTGGGTGCCGTGGGATGCGCCCTCGGAAGCCACACGTGAAGCGGCGCCACGCCTGCCTTCATGCCAAAGCCCGCGAAGGCGAGGAGGAAGACCCATGCCCTTGTGTCGGGGTCGAGTCCGGCCGAAAAAAGGCGGAACCCTTCGAAGGACCACGTGCCCGTCCTCGTGTAAAGAAGTAGAAAGGACGCGATGATGAGGACGGTCGCGAGGTGCATCATGATGAAGTAGGAGTAGGCCGCGGGGCGCGCCTCGGTGGCGGGTTTTCCCGCGAGGACAAGGAGGAAGGAGGCGAGCGACATCATCTCCCACAGGACGAGGAAAGTGTAGATGTCGTCGGCGAGGAAGACGCCCACGAGGGCGAAGAGGAAGACGTTGTAGGCGAACGCAAGGGATCCGCGGTCCTCGACCCCTCCCGACCGGAGGTATGGCGACGCGAAAAGCGATGACGTGGTCGCTCCGAGCGAAGCGAGGGTGAGGAAGAGGCCGGACAAACCGTCGAGGCGCAACGTGAAGGACACGAACGGCAGGGGCGCGGCGAACGACATGATGGTGGGGCCCGGGTCTTGAAGCACCATGACGCCGGCCGCCAGGCCGACCGCTCCGGCGGCGGCGGGAAACAAGTACGCCAGACTCGTCGGCCGCCCGAGCCTTGGTTCGATGAGCGCGACGAACGCGCCGGAACCGTAAAGAAGACCGGCGATGAGGATGAGGAGGTGTGCATCGGTCATCGTTTCACTTGGCCACGATCACCGTCTTCGGCGATTCCCTGACAATCCGTTCGGCGACGCTGCCCAGGACAACGTGCGCGACTCCGCGGCGCCCCTCGGTCCCGACGATGACGGCGTCTATCCCGAGTTCGGAGACCATCTCCACGATGCGCCGTGCGGGATCGCCCCGCTCGAGCCGGCCTTCGACCGCGACGCCCTCGGCCCGGCCTCTCGCGATGATGACGTTCAGCATCTCCATGGCGGATGCGACCTCGTCGCCTCGATCCTCCTCGGTGAGCTCGCGCACCACGGTCAAGGCGAACACCTGGACGGAGAAACTGCGCGCCATGCGGAAGGCGAGGTCCTCGGCCCGCCTTGCGGCCGGTGACCCGTCGGTGGCAAGAAGCAGCCTAGTCCACATCATGGCACCACCTCGCGCTGCGGGC contains these protein-coding regions:
- a CDS encoding universal stress protein gives rise to the protein MMWTRLLLATDGSPAARRAEDLAFRMARSFSVQVFALTVVRELTEEDRGDEVASAMEMLNVIIARGRAEGVAVEGRLERGDPARRIVEMVSELGIDAVIVGTEGRRGVAHVVLGSVAERIVRESPKTVIVAK